The Sphaerospermopsis torques-reginae ITEP-024 genome has a window encoding:
- a CDS encoding NAD-dependent epimerase/dehydratase family protein has protein sequence MNLCGKTLLISGIGGFIGLRTTEIALAKGLKVRGLQHSQIKAKKAEKLGADVIIGSVTDPATVQKACQGVDIVLHTAAIVKEHGSLQHFREVNVGGTVNIAKAAHNAGVKTFVHLSSVLVYGFNYPDRVTEADPIFAENHPYCQTKIESENALLQLNFPPDFNIIILRPGDVYGPGSYPWVVRPLQLMRQKIFRLANNGQGVINHLYIDNLIDAIFLAIEKEASGEIFNITDGQETSWKEYFTRLAEIADLPAPLSLPKNELKLLLQLRHQGLKLIGKKPDILPESLDFITRPHAYSIAKAQSVLNYQPKIDLDEGMRRTQKWLQTLDLKALDQMG, from the coding sequence ATGAACCTCTGTGGAAAAACACTTCTTATTTCTGGAATCGGTGGGTTTATCGGCTTACGTACCACCGAAATAGCCCTAGCAAAAGGTTTGAAAGTTCGTGGGCTGCAACATTCCCAAATAAAAGCTAAAAAAGCTGAAAAATTAGGCGCTGATGTCATTATTGGCAGTGTAACTGATCCTGCAACTGTGCAAAAAGCTTGTCAGGGAGTTGATATTGTTTTACATACAGCAGCCATTGTCAAAGAACATGGATCACTCCAGCATTTTCGTGAGGTAAATGTGGGCGGAACTGTTAACATAGCCAAAGCTGCTCACAATGCAGGTGTGAAAACCTTTGTTCATCTTTCCAGTGTTCTTGTTTACGGTTTTAATTATCCTGATCGTGTCACCGAAGCTGATCCAATTTTTGCCGAAAATCATCCCTATTGTCAGACAAAAATAGAAAGCGAAAATGCACTTTTGCAACTTAATTTCCCCCCAGATTTTAACATTATTATTCTCAGACCAGGAGATGTTTACGGACCAGGAAGCTATCCCTGGGTAGTTCGGCCACTGCAATTGATGCGCCAAAAAATATTTAGGTTAGCCAACAATGGGCAGGGAGTAATTAACCATTTATATATAGACAATCTCATTGATGCTATATTTCTAGCCATAGAAAAAGAAGCATCTGGAGAGATATTTAATATCACTGACGGACAAGAAACTTCTTGGAAAGAATATTTTACACGGTTGGCGGAAATTGCAGATTTACCTGCACCTCTTTCTCTGCCTAAAAATGAACTCAAACTTCTGTTGCAACTGCGCCATCAAGGGCTAAAACTAATTGGCAAGAAACCTGATATTTTACCGGAATCCTTAGATTTTATCACTCGTCCCCATGCTTATTCCATTGCTAAAGCACAAAGTGTATTAAATTATCAACCAAAAATTGACCTAGACGAAGGAATGCGACGCACACAGAAATGGCTGCAAACATTGGACTTGAAAGCATTAGATCAAATGGGTTAA
- a CDS encoding class I SAM-dependent methyltransferase, with protein MLNNFTSLPENLLNNFISRPNHYPLRRLFWKGWYNLFAANYSNIKITFINYGYADVEPNTKKLELNPSEEEERYCLQLYHHVANAISLQGLDVIEVGCGRGGGSSYITRHLQPKTMTGVDFSKSNIAFCQKAHSVPQLNFQLGDAESLPFNDCSFDVVVNVESSHCYGSPERFFAEVFRIMRPNGYFLFTDFRPKQDIEKTTIALKNTGFKILKSEIITPNILKAMDLENERKLKIINQYIPKYLHIVANWFAGCQGTPMYEAFKNGDQEYLCYVLQK; from the coding sequence ATGTTGAATAATTTCACTTCTCTGCCTGAAAATTTGTTAAATAACTTTATATCTCGTCCTAATCACTATCCCTTGAGAAGATTGTTTTGGAAAGGATGGTATAACCTTTTCGCAGCTAATTATAGCAACATAAAAATTACTTTTATCAACTATGGTTATGCAGATGTAGAACCGAATACCAAAAAACTAGAATTGAACCCATCTGAAGAAGAAGAACGTTATTGTCTTCAACTTTATCATCATGTTGCCAATGCTATTTCACTGCAAGGATTGGATGTTATTGAAGTAGGATGTGGACGTGGTGGTGGTTCTTCATATATTACCCGTCATTTACAACCAAAAACAATGACCGGGGTTGATTTTTCCAAAAGCAATATAGCATTCTGTCAAAAAGCACATTCTGTTCCCCAACTAAATTTTCAACTCGGAGATGCAGAATCTCTACCATTTAATGATTGTTCCTTTGATGTAGTCGTTAATGTTGAATCATCACATTGTTACGGTTCACCTGAACGTTTTTTCGCTGAAGTTTTTAGAATTATGCGCCCAAATGGTTACTTTTTATTTACTGATTTTCGCCCCAAACAAGACATTGAAAAAACAACCATAGCATTAAAAAATACTGGTTTTAAAATTTTAAAATCGGAAATAATAACCCCTAATATTCTCAAAGCTATGGATTTAGAAAATGAAAGAAAGCTAAAAATAATTAACCAGTATATTCCTAAATACTTACACATAGTCGCCAACTGGTTTGCTGGATGCCAAGGAACTCCCATGTATGAAGCATTTAAAAATGGAGATCAAGAATACCTTTGTTATGTTTTACAAAAGTAA
- a CDS encoding NAD-dependent epimerase/dehydratase family protein → MNINSKTLLITGIDNFIGLRAAELALERGMKVRGLQTSMNRKNTNNLDVDLLFGNITDFAIAQKACQGVDIVFHTEQLAAETGNIKKFWEINVGGTMNMAKAAKDAGVKIFVHLSSVLVYGFNYPHQVTESELLCGENNPYCQTKIEAESALLKLNAPPDFNIIIIRAGDVYGPGCIPWVVRPLLLMRQNLFAYANDGKGVSNHLYIDNLIDAIFLAIEKEPSGEISGEIFNITDGQETSWKEYFTKLAAIENLPAFISLPKDEMKLLLQVRYQGQKLLRKKADILPESLDFITRPYAYSITKAKTMLGYQPKIDLTEGMRRTHEWLKKTDIQKLI, encoded by the coding sequence ATGAACATCAATTCAAAAACATTACTGATTACGGGAATAGATAACTTTATTGGTTTACGTGCTGCTGAATTAGCTTTAGAACGGGGAATGAAAGTTCGTGGTTTACAAACTTCTATGAACAGAAAAAATACCAATAATTTGGATGTTGATTTATTGTTTGGTAACATCACTGATTTTGCCATTGCCCAAAAAGCTTGTCAAGGAGTAGATATTGTTTTTCATACCGAACAATTGGCAGCAGAAACAGGCAATATCAAGAAATTTTGGGAAATAAATGTTGGTGGTACAATGAATATGGCAAAAGCCGCCAAAGATGCTGGTGTGAAAATTTTTGTGCATCTTTCTAGTGTCCTAGTTTATGGCTTTAACTATCCTCATCAAGTGACAGAATCAGAATTGCTTTGTGGAGAAAATAACCCCTATTGTCAAACGAAAATAGAAGCAGAATCTGCACTTTTAAAATTGAATGCACCACCAGATTTTAATATTATTATTATCCGCGCTGGTGATGTTTACGGTCCCGGTTGTATTCCTTGGGTAGTACGTCCACTTTTATTGATGCGTCAAAATTTATTTGCTTATGCCAATGATGGTAAAGGTGTAAGTAATCATCTCTATATAGATAACCTCATTGATGCTATCTTTTTGGCAATTGAAAAAGAACCATCGGGAGAAATATCTGGAGAAATATTTAATATCACAGATGGACAAGAAACTTCTTGGAAAGAGTATTTTACAAAATTAGCTGCAATAGAAAATTTACCAGCTTTTATTTCTCTACCCAAAGATGAAATGAAATTATTGTTGCAAGTGCGTTACCAAGGTCAAAAACTGTTGCGAAAAAAAGCCGATATTCTGCCAGAATCACTAGATTTTATCACTCGTCCTTATGCCTATTCCATCACCAAAGCAAAAACTATGCTGGGTTATCAACCAAAAATTGATTTGACTGAAGGAATGCGTCGTACTCATGAATGGTTGAAAAAAACTGATATCCAAAAATTGATTTAG
- a CDS encoding phosphopantetheine-binding protein — protein sequence MSENLYQHPVKTAVNTADIQAWLIDNISHILGVNPEEIDIREPLDSYGLDSSQAIILASKAEKFLGFKLSLIHLWYYPTIEELAQRLAEELENSDSEILQI from the coding sequence ATGAGCGAAAATCTTTATCAACACCCTGTAAAAACAGCCGTTAATACCGCAGATATTCAAGCTTGGCTAATAGATAATATTTCTCATATATTGGGAGTTAACCCAGAGGAAATAGATATTCGAGAACCGTTAGATAGCTACGGTTTAGATTCATCTCAAGCCATAATACTTGCGAGTAAAGCTGAGAAATTTTTGGGATTTAAATTATCTCTAATCCATTTGTGGTATTATCCCACCATTGAAGAATTGGCACAGAGATTAGCTGAAGAATTAGAAAATTCAGACTCAGAAATTTTGCAGATTTAA